A genomic window from Osmerus eperlanus chromosome 5, fOsmEpe2.1, whole genome shotgun sequence includes:
- the ppp6r2b gene encoding serine/threonine-protein phosphatase 6 regulatory subunit 2 isoform X2 has translation MFWKFDLHTSSHLEALLDKEDVTLTELMDEEDVLQECKAQNRRLLLFLSQDSCMQELLRLITTEPPAGVEETWRFKYPNIACELLTCDVAVINDKLGNEKPLLETLYAFLEQPSPLNPLLASFFSKTIGNLITRKTEQVIWFLREKEGFLPLVLKHIDASAMMDLLLRLISCVEPAPLRQETLNWLNKERLAQRLIELIHPGIDDERQSNASQTVCDIIRLSRDQANQLQENSVPDPLLAVLESQECVGQLLKNMFEGGRTESCIVNGTQVLLTLLEIRRPVLESLMDVCAQGCERCYPVNSSILLAILPHLTDFHQLLLDPPKRGPMLTTLGVLEEPLGNSRLHAARLVASLLQSGSQTSSPTNTGVLQELCRLNSLDLLLDLFFKFIWNNFLHFQVELCVAGVLCHSAQEGRPQPGPGPQENSGLVKEPQQEQAPPSPKPPEPSVAPDVSHNTLVAHLFQHCRLVQRILEAWEENDKIQAGGGMRRGYMGHLTRIANTVVQNLEKGPVQTHISSLITELPEDCRGRWESFVDQTLTETNRKNTVSTHNLHSSSEDDDMESPFPNEMSLQQAFSDYQIQQMTANFVDQFGFNDEEFAEHDDSINATFDRIAEINMNIDGGEDSSSTTVFEACSKEKIQPFDDEEDIWEEKEINYARQGKSRTRFGGSQWYRPPSQSDGASDAPAPNSCADPPAPGSDTDEGEGPKEGAENVKKEIPTEPPQSVGWTADFGEVNSKAPAAGAGISAWDSVAPQPVTTETEEKGWAKFTDFQPFCCSETGPRCSSPVDSEISGSDGTKPDQDRNPCVWSVCVARKAPLVASDSSSSGGSDSEEEEEKTESVSTDTVTTETITTVAGKETLRLTVDAKHERAVFTRVFRPAVRGEEDKPPLDRLSTREEKKDKKKEKDGDATHPGPWPPTDRPAALTKETPPSANGPA, from the exons atgttttggaaGTTTGACCTGCACACTTCGTCCCACCTGGAGGCTCTACTGGATAAGGAGGACGTCACACTCACAGAGCTTATGGACGAGGAGGATGTGCTGCAGGAATGCAAGGCCCAGAACCGCAG GCTCCTCCTGTTCCTGTCTCAGGACAGCTGCATGCAGGAGCTGCTTCGTCTCATAACTACAGAGCCCCCTGCTGGTGTGGAGGAAACCTGGCGCTTCAA GTACCCTAACATAGCATGTGAGCTGCTGACGTGTGATGTCGCTGTAATTAATGATAAGCTGGGGAACGAGAAGCCGCTGTTGGAAACCCTGTATGCCTTTTTGGAGCAGccctcccccctcaaccccctcctcgcctccttcttcagcaagACCATTGGGAATCTTATCACACGCAAGACAGAGCAg GTGATCTGGTTCCTGCGTGAGAAGGAGGGCTTCCTGCCTCTGGTGCTGAAGCACATCGATGCGTCGGCCATGATGGATCTGCTGCTGCGCCTCATCAGCTGTGTGGAGCCGGCCCCTCTTCGACAGGAGACACTTAAT TGGCTGAATAAGGAGAGACTCGCCCAGAGGCTCATTGAGCTCATTCACCCAGGGATCGATGACGAG AGACAGTCCAATGCGTCTCAGACGGTGTGTGACATCATTCGTCTCAGCAGAGACCAGGCCAATCAGCTCCAGGAGAACTCCGTGCCTGACCCGTTGCTCGCTGTTCTGGAGTC TCAGGAGTGTGTGGGACAGCTGTTGAAGAACATGTTTGAGGGAGGCAGGACGGAGAGCTGCATCGTCAACGGAACTCAAGTGCTTCTCACCTTGCTGGAGATCAGGAGGCCTGT gttgGAGAGtctgatggatgtgtgtgctcAGGGATGTGAGAGATGTTACCCAGTCAACAGCAGCATCCTTCTGGCtatcctcccccacctcacagACTTCCATCAACTGCTGCTGGATCCGCCCAAG cgGGGCCCCATGCTGACCACCCTGGGCGTGCTGGAGGAGCCGCTGGGCAACAGCCGTCTCCACGCAGCCAGACTGGTGGCGTCTCTGCTGCAGAGCGGCTCTCAGACCAGTTCCCCCACGAACACGGGGGTCCTCCAGGAGCTCTGCAGGCTCAATTCCCTGGACCTGCTTCTG GACTTGTTTTTTAAGTTCATCTGGAATAACTTCTTGCACTTCCaagtggagctgtgtgtggccGGTGTCCTCTGCCACTCTGCCCAGGAGGGGAGGCCCCAGCCAGGCCCAGGGCCCCAGGAAAATTCCGGGCTTGTCAAGGAGCCCCAGCAGGAACAGGCCCCACCCAGTCCCAAACCTCCAGAGCCGTCCGTGGCTCCTGACGTCTCTCACAACACGCTGGTGGCACAT CTTTTCCAGCACTGTCGCTTGGTCCAGAGGATTCTAGAGGCCTGGGAGGAGAATGACAAGATACA GGCAGGCGGGGGAATGAGGAGGGGCTACATGGGTCACCTGACCAGGATTGCCAACACAGTGGTCCAGAACCTGGAGAAAGGCCCTGTACAGACCCATATTAGCAGTCTCATCACAG AGCTACCTGAAGACTGCAGGGGGCGCTGGGAGAGCTTTGTGGACCAGACCCTCACAGAGACCAACAGGAAGAACACG GTCAGCACCCACAACCTGCACTCCTCCAGTGAGGACGATGACATGGAGAGCCCGTTCCCCAATGAAATGTCACTGCAACAG GCCTTCTCAGACTACCAGATCCAGCAGATGACCGCAAACTTTGTGGATCAGTTCGGCTTCAACGACGAGGAGTTTGCCGAGCATGATGACAGCATCAA TGCCACCTTTGACCGTATTGCAGAGATCAACATGAACATTGACGGAGGGGAGGACAGT TCCAGCACCACCGTGTTTGAGGCGTGCTCCAAGGAGAAAATTCAGCCctttgatgatgaggaggacatctgggaagagaaagagatcaaCTATGCAAGGCAGGGCAAGTCCAGaactag gttCGGTGGTTCTCAATGGTACAGGCCGCCGTCTCAAAGCGACGGGGCGAGCGACGCTCCTGCGCCGAACTCCTGCGCCGACCCTCCTGCGCCGGGCTCCGACACggacgagggggaggggccaaaAGAGGGAGCGGAAAATGTCAAGAAGGAGATCCCGACGGAGCCCCCCCAGA GCGTTGGCTGGACGGCTGATTTCGGGGAGGTGAACTCCAAGGCCCCCGCTGCAGGAGCTGGCATCTCAGCTTGGGACAGTGTCGCCCCCCAGCCGGTCACCACGGAGACGGAGGAAAAAGGCTGGGCCAAGTTTACAGACTTCCAACCCTTCTGCTG ctcAGAGACGGGTCCGAGATGCAGCTCTCCTGTGGACTCGGAGATCAGTGGGTCTGACGGAACTAAACCGGACCAGGATCGGAACC CCTGCGTGTGGAGCGTGTGCGTGGCGAGGAAGGCCCCCCTGGTGGCGTCGGACAGCTCTTCATCAGGCGGCTCcgacagcgaggaggaggaggagaagaccgAGTCCGTCTCCACGGACACAGTCACCACGGAGACGATCACCACGGTAGCCGGCAAAGAGACCCTCCGACTCACCGTGGATGCCAAACACGAGAGGGCGGTCTTCACCAG agtATTCAGACCAGCGGTCAGAGG TGAGGAGGACAAGCCGCCCCTGGACAGACTCTCcaccagagaggagaagaaagacaagaagaaggagaaggacgGCGACGCGACCCACCCCGGCCCCTGGCCCCCCACAGACCGCCCTGCAGCACTCACTAA AGAGACGCCCCCCTCTGCAAACGGCCCAGCCTAG
- the ppp6r2b gene encoding serine/threonine-protein phosphatase 6 regulatory subunit 2 isoform X1, with translation MFWKFDLHTSSHLEALLDKEDVTLTELMDEEDVLQECKAQNRRLLLFLSQDSCMQELLRLITTEPPAGVEETWRFKYPNIACELLTCDVAVINDKLGNEKPLLETLYAFLEQPSPLNPLLASFFSKTIGNLITRKTEQVIWFLREKEGFLPLVLKHIDASAMMDLLLRLISCVEPAPLRQETLNWLNKERLAQRLIELIHPGIDDERQSNASQTVCDIIRLSRDQANQLQENSVPDPLLAVLESQECVGQLLKNMFEGGRTESCIVNGTQVLLTLLEIRRPVLESLMDVCAQGCERCYPVNSSILLAILPHLTDFHQLLLDPPKRGPMLTTLGVLEEPLGNSRLHAARLVASLLQSGSQTSSPTNTGVLQELCRLNSLDLLLDLFFKFIWNNFLHFQVELCVAGVLCHSAQEGRPQPGPGPQENSGLVKEPQQEQAPPSPKPPEPSVAPDVSHNTLVAHLFQHCRLVQRILEAWEENDKIQAGGGMRRGYMGHLTRIANTVVQNLEKGPVQTHISSLITELPEDCRGRWESFVDQTLTETNRKNTVDLVSTHNLHSSSEDDDMESPFPNEMSLQQAFSDYQIQQMTANFVDQFGFNDEEFAEHDDSINATFDRIAEINMNIDGGEDSSSTTVFEACSKEKIQPFDDEEDIWEEKEINYARQGKSRTRFGGSQWYRPPSQSDGASDAPAPNSCADPPAPGSDTDEGEGPKEGAENVKKEIPTEPPQSVGWTADFGEVNSKAPAAGAGISAWDSVAPQPVTTETEEKGWAKFTDFQPFCCSETGPRCSSPVDSEISGSDGTKPDQDRNPCVWSVCVARKAPLVASDSSSSGGSDSEEEEEKTESVSTDTVTTETITTVAGKETLRLTVDAKHERAVFTRVFRPAVRGEEDKPPLDRLSTREEKKDKKKEKDGDATHPGPWPPTDRPAALTKETPPSANGPA, from the exons atgttttggaaGTTTGACCTGCACACTTCGTCCCACCTGGAGGCTCTACTGGATAAGGAGGACGTCACACTCACAGAGCTTATGGACGAGGAGGATGTGCTGCAGGAATGCAAGGCCCAGAACCGCAG GCTCCTCCTGTTCCTGTCTCAGGACAGCTGCATGCAGGAGCTGCTTCGTCTCATAACTACAGAGCCCCCTGCTGGTGTGGAGGAAACCTGGCGCTTCAA GTACCCTAACATAGCATGTGAGCTGCTGACGTGTGATGTCGCTGTAATTAATGATAAGCTGGGGAACGAGAAGCCGCTGTTGGAAACCCTGTATGCCTTTTTGGAGCAGccctcccccctcaaccccctcctcgcctccttcttcagcaagACCATTGGGAATCTTATCACACGCAAGACAGAGCAg GTGATCTGGTTCCTGCGTGAGAAGGAGGGCTTCCTGCCTCTGGTGCTGAAGCACATCGATGCGTCGGCCATGATGGATCTGCTGCTGCGCCTCATCAGCTGTGTGGAGCCGGCCCCTCTTCGACAGGAGACACTTAAT TGGCTGAATAAGGAGAGACTCGCCCAGAGGCTCATTGAGCTCATTCACCCAGGGATCGATGACGAG AGACAGTCCAATGCGTCTCAGACGGTGTGTGACATCATTCGTCTCAGCAGAGACCAGGCCAATCAGCTCCAGGAGAACTCCGTGCCTGACCCGTTGCTCGCTGTTCTGGAGTC TCAGGAGTGTGTGGGACAGCTGTTGAAGAACATGTTTGAGGGAGGCAGGACGGAGAGCTGCATCGTCAACGGAACTCAAGTGCTTCTCACCTTGCTGGAGATCAGGAGGCCTGT gttgGAGAGtctgatggatgtgtgtgctcAGGGATGTGAGAGATGTTACCCAGTCAACAGCAGCATCCTTCTGGCtatcctcccccacctcacagACTTCCATCAACTGCTGCTGGATCCGCCCAAG cgGGGCCCCATGCTGACCACCCTGGGCGTGCTGGAGGAGCCGCTGGGCAACAGCCGTCTCCACGCAGCCAGACTGGTGGCGTCTCTGCTGCAGAGCGGCTCTCAGACCAGTTCCCCCACGAACACGGGGGTCCTCCAGGAGCTCTGCAGGCTCAATTCCCTGGACCTGCTTCTG GACTTGTTTTTTAAGTTCATCTGGAATAACTTCTTGCACTTCCaagtggagctgtgtgtggccGGTGTCCTCTGCCACTCTGCCCAGGAGGGGAGGCCCCAGCCAGGCCCAGGGCCCCAGGAAAATTCCGGGCTTGTCAAGGAGCCCCAGCAGGAACAGGCCCCACCCAGTCCCAAACCTCCAGAGCCGTCCGTGGCTCCTGACGTCTCTCACAACACGCTGGTGGCACAT CTTTTCCAGCACTGTCGCTTGGTCCAGAGGATTCTAGAGGCCTGGGAGGAGAATGACAAGATACA GGCAGGCGGGGGAATGAGGAGGGGCTACATGGGTCACCTGACCAGGATTGCCAACACAGTGGTCCAGAACCTGGAGAAAGGCCCTGTACAGACCCATATTAGCAGTCTCATCACAG AGCTACCTGAAGACTGCAGGGGGCGCTGGGAGAGCTTTGTGGACCAGACCCTCACAGAGACCAACAGGAAGAACACGGTAGACCTG GTCAGCACCCACAACCTGCACTCCTCCAGTGAGGACGATGACATGGAGAGCCCGTTCCCCAATGAAATGTCACTGCAACAG GCCTTCTCAGACTACCAGATCCAGCAGATGACCGCAAACTTTGTGGATCAGTTCGGCTTCAACGACGAGGAGTTTGCCGAGCATGATGACAGCATCAA TGCCACCTTTGACCGTATTGCAGAGATCAACATGAACATTGACGGAGGGGAGGACAGT TCCAGCACCACCGTGTTTGAGGCGTGCTCCAAGGAGAAAATTCAGCCctttgatgatgaggaggacatctgggaagagaaagagatcaaCTATGCAAGGCAGGGCAAGTCCAGaactag gttCGGTGGTTCTCAATGGTACAGGCCGCCGTCTCAAAGCGACGGGGCGAGCGACGCTCCTGCGCCGAACTCCTGCGCCGACCCTCCTGCGCCGGGCTCCGACACggacgagggggaggggccaaaAGAGGGAGCGGAAAATGTCAAGAAGGAGATCCCGACGGAGCCCCCCCAGA GCGTTGGCTGGACGGCTGATTTCGGGGAGGTGAACTCCAAGGCCCCCGCTGCAGGAGCTGGCATCTCAGCTTGGGACAGTGTCGCCCCCCAGCCGGTCACCACGGAGACGGAGGAAAAAGGCTGGGCCAAGTTTACAGACTTCCAACCCTTCTGCTG ctcAGAGACGGGTCCGAGATGCAGCTCTCCTGTGGACTCGGAGATCAGTGGGTCTGACGGAACTAAACCGGACCAGGATCGGAACC CCTGCGTGTGGAGCGTGTGCGTGGCGAGGAAGGCCCCCCTGGTGGCGTCGGACAGCTCTTCATCAGGCGGCTCcgacagcgaggaggaggaggagaagaccgAGTCCGTCTCCACGGACACAGTCACCACGGAGACGATCACCACGGTAGCCGGCAAAGAGACCCTCCGACTCACCGTGGATGCCAAACACGAGAGGGCGGTCTTCACCAG agtATTCAGACCAGCGGTCAGAGG TGAGGAGGACAAGCCGCCCCTGGACAGACTCTCcaccagagaggagaagaaagacaagaagaaggagaaggacgGCGACGCGACCCACCCCGGCCCCTGGCCCCCCACAGACCGCCCTGCAGCACTCACTAA AGAGACGCCCCCCTCTGCAAACGGCCCAGCCTAG
- the ppp6r2b gene encoding serine/threonine-protein phosphatase 6 regulatory subunit 2 isoform X3, whose product MFWKFDLHTSSHLEALLDKEDVTLTELMDEEDVLQECKAQNRRLLLFLSQDSCMQELLRLITTEPPAGVEETWRFKYPNIACELLTCDVAVINDKLGNEKPLLETLYAFLEQPSPLNPLLASFFSKTIGNLITRKTEQVIWFLREKEGFLPLVLKHIDASAMMDLLLRLISCVEPAPLRQETLNWLNKERLAQRLIELIHPGIDDERQSNASQTVCDIIRLSRDQANQLQENSVPDPLLAVLESQECVGQLLKNMFEGGRTESCIVNGTQVLLTLLEIRRPVLESLMDVCAQGCERCYPVNSSILLAILPHLTDFHQLLLDPPKRGPMLTTLGVLEEPLGNSRLHAARLVASLLQSGSQTSSPTNTGVLQELCRLNSLDLLLDLFFKFIWNNFLHFQVELCVAGVLCHSAQEGRPQPGPGPQENSGLVKEPQQEQAPPSPKPPEPSVAPDVSHNTLVAHLFQHCRLVQRILEAWEENDKIQAGGGMRRGYMGHLTRIANTVVQNLEKGPVQTHISSLITELPEDCRGRWESFVDQTLTETNRKNTVDLVSTHNLHSSSEDDDMESPFPNEMSLQQAFSDYQIQQMTANFVDQFGFNDEEFAEHDDSINATFDRIAEINMNIDGGEDSSSTTVFEACSKEKIQPFDDEEDIWEEKEINYARQGKSRTRFGGSQWYRPPSQSDGASDAPAPNSCADPPAPGSDTDEGEGPKEGAENVKKEIPTEPPQSVGWTADFGEVNSKAPAAGAGISAWDSVAPQPVTTETEEKGWAKFTDFQPFCCSETGPRCSSPVDSEISGSDGTKPDQDRNPCVWSVCVARKAPLVASDSSSSGGSDSEEEEEKTESVSTDTVTTETITTVAGKETLRLTVDAKHERAVFTSEEDKPPLDRLSTREEKKDKKKEKDGDATHPGPWPPTDRPAALTKETPPSANGPA is encoded by the exons atgttttggaaGTTTGACCTGCACACTTCGTCCCACCTGGAGGCTCTACTGGATAAGGAGGACGTCACACTCACAGAGCTTATGGACGAGGAGGATGTGCTGCAGGAATGCAAGGCCCAGAACCGCAG GCTCCTCCTGTTCCTGTCTCAGGACAGCTGCATGCAGGAGCTGCTTCGTCTCATAACTACAGAGCCCCCTGCTGGTGTGGAGGAAACCTGGCGCTTCAA GTACCCTAACATAGCATGTGAGCTGCTGACGTGTGATGTCGCTGTAATTAATGATAAGCTGGGGAACGAGAAGCCGCTGTTGGAAACCCTGTATGCCTTTTTGGAGCAGccctcccccctcaaccccctcctcgcctccttcttcagcaagACCATTGGGAATCTTATCACACGCAAGACAGAGCAg GTGATCTGGTTCCTGCGTGAGAAGGAGGGCTTCCTGCCTCTGGTGCTGAAGCACATCGATGCGTCGGCCATGATGGATCTGCTGCTGCGCCTCATCAGCTGTGTGGAGCCGGCCCCTCTTCGACAGGAGACACTTAAT TGGCTGAATAAGGAGAGACTCGCCCAGAGGCTCATTGAGCTCATTCACCCAGGGATCGATGACGAG AGACAGTCCAATGCGTCTCAGACGGTGTGTGACATCATTCGTCTCAGCAGAGACCAGGCCAATCAGCTCCAGGAGAACTCCGTGCCTGACCCGTTGCTCGCTGTTCTGGAGTC TCAGGAGTGTGTGGGACAGCTGTTGAAGAACATGTTTGAGGGAGGCAGGACGGAGAGCTGCATCGTCAACGGAACTCAAGTGCTTCTCACCTTGCTGGAGATCAGGAGGCCTGT gttgGAGAGtctgatggatgtgtgtgctcAGGGATGTGAGAGATGTTACCCAGTCAACAGCAGCATCCTTCTGGCtatcctcccccacctcacagACTTCCATCAACTGCTGCTGGATCCGCCCAAG cgGGGCCCCATGCTGACCACCCTGGGCGTGCTGGAGGAGCCGCTGGGCAACAGCCGTCTCCACGCAGCCAGACTGGTGGCGTCTCTGCTGCAGAGCGGCTCTCAGACCAGTTCCCCCACGAACACGGGGGTCCTCCAGGAGCTCTGCAGGCTCAATTCCCTGGACCTGCTTCTG GACTTGTTTTTTAAGTTCATCTGGAATAACTTCTTGCACTTCCaagtggagctgtgtgtggccGGTGTCCTCTGCCACTCTGCCCAGGAGGGGAGGCCCCAGCCAGGCCCAGGGCCCCAGGAAAATTCCGGGCTTGTCAAGGAGCCCCAGCAGGAACAGGCCCCACCCAGTCCCAAACCTCCAGAGCCGTCCGTGGCTCCTGACGTCTCTCACAACACGCTGGTGGCACAT CTTTTCCAGCACTGTCGCTTGGTCCAGAGGATTCTAGAGGCCTGGGAGGAGAATGACAAGATACA GGCAGGCGGGGGAATGAGGAGGGGCTACATGGGTCACCTGACCAGGATTGCCAACACAGTGGTCCAGAACCTGGAGAAAGGCCCTGTACAGACCCATATTAGCAGTCTCATCACAG AGCTACCTGAAGACTGCAGGGGGCGCTGGGAGAGCTTTGTGGACCAGACCCTCACAGAGACCAACAGGAAGAACACGGTAGACCTG GTCAGCACCCACAACCTGCACTCCTCCAGTGAGGACGATGACATGGAGAGCCCGTTCCCCAATGAAATGTCACTGCAACAG GCCTTCTCAGACTACCAGATCCAGCAGATGACCGCAAACTTTGTGGATCAGTTCGGCTTCAACGACGAGGAGTTTGCCGAGCATGATGACAGCATCAA TGCCACCTTTGACCGTATTGCAGAGATCAACATGAACATTGACGGAGGGGAGGACAGT TCCAGCACCACCGTGTTTGAGGCGTGCTCCAAGGAGAAAATTCAGCCctttgatgatgaggaggacatctgggaagagaaagagatcaaCTATGCAAGGCAGGGCAAGTCCAGaactag gttCGGTGGTTCTCAATGGTACAGGCCGCCGTCTCAAAGCGACGGGGCGAGCGACGCTCCTGCGCCGAACTCCTGCGCCGACCCTCCTGCGCCGGGCTCCGACACggacgagggggaggggccaaaAGAGGGAGCGGAAAATGTCAAGAAGGAGATCCCGACGGAGCCCCCCCAGA GCGTTGGCTGGACGGCTGATTTCGGGGAGGTGAACTCCAAGGCCCCCGCTGCAGGAGCTGGCATCTCAGCTTGGGACAGTGTCGCCCCCCAGCCGGTCACCACGGAGACGGAGGAAAAAGGCTGGGCCAAGTTTACAGACTTCCAACCCTTCTGCTG ctcAGAGACGGGTCCGAGATGCAGCTCTCCTGTGGACTCGGAGATCAGTGGGTCTGACGGAACTAAACCGGACCAGGATCGGAACC CCTGCGTGTGGAGCGTGTGCGTGGCGAGGAAGGCCCCCCTGGTGGCGTCGGACAGCTCTTCATCAGGCGGCTCcgacagcgaggaggaggaggagaagaccgAGTCCGTCTCCACGGACACAGTCACCACGGAGACGATCACCACGGTAGCCGGCAAAGAGACCCTCCGACTCACCGTGGATGCCAAACACGAGAGGGCGGTCTTCACCAG TGAGGAGGACAAGCCGCCCCTGGACAGACTCTCcaccagagaggagaagaaagacaagaagaaggagaaggacgGCGACGCGACCCACCCCGGCCCCTGGCCCCCCACAGACCGCCCTGCAGCACTCACTAA AGAGACGCCCCCCTCTGCAAACGGCCCAGCCTAG